The proteins below are encoded in one region of Silene latifolia isolate original U9 population chromosome 2, ASM4854445v1, whole genome shotgun sequence:
- the LOC141634514 gene encoding uncharacterized protein LOC141634514 gives MVRLLKTPKMNHGGNSTTMEDLDDYMLTQILLRLPNCETVLVCSAVNKRWCSLISDPNFQVHFADHKNKTTAFLNDVPQWSLIATIKIVVATMKSWEQPFITEFLFGSPKLSLEFLPGNSIKTMATFKDLVLCSSKTTDQSGRRVYYITNPLTKQWVALPPRPYQWPRIQSTALICQPPYNHTQDYKFRVVEVLDPHMDTFDLFVYCSEIGEWKEIKLRVPSEEFRQLDTTVVCNGIIYFKSGLSLVGLDPFDVDDTCDTTLEARVMPPLPNFGHLQESSGQILVVHTPGRQQGIPCLYKKDGSAIELEMVVSKLDPNQVPLVWETTFQGQCKGTWNSIELPYITKLGYIYATNIWVQPYNDKLIYIYLAHENQLVLCNTGTGGITPSKSLPHNKKLIFHSLEQQWWPTLVPSLVQRVTLEQNMHVATTTVEV, from the coding sequence ATGGTTAGGCTTCTAAAGACACCAAAGATGAACCATGGTGGTAATTCAACAACAATGGAAGATCTAGATGACTATATGCTTACTCAAATACTACTTAGACTTCCTAATTGTGAAACGGTACTAGTATGCAGTGCGGTGAACAAGCGTTGGTGTTCTTTAATCTCCGACCCCAACTTTCAGGTCCACTTCGCCGACCACAAGAATAAAACCACTGCCTTTTTGAACGACGTGCCACAGTGGTCCTTAATTGCAACCATCAAAATAGTCGTTGCAACCATGAAGTCCTGGGAACAACCATTCATCACAGAATTCTTATTTGGTTCGCCAAAATTGTCTTTGGAATTCTTGCCTGGTAATTCTATCAAGACAATGGCCACATTCAAAGACTTGGTGTTATGTTCTAGCAAGACAACCGATCAAAGTGGTCGTCGAGTTTATTATATTACCAATCCGTTAACCAAGCAATGGGTTGCTCTGCCACCACGTCCTTATCAATGGCCGAGGATACAAAGTACTGCTTTGATATGCCAACCACCTTATAACCACACTCAAGATTATAAATTTAGAGTTGTGGAGGTTCTTGATCCACATATGGACACATTTGATTTGTTCGTTTATTGTTCGGAGATTGGTGAATGGAAGGAAATTAAACTTAGGGTCCCCAGCGAGGAGTTTCGACAACTTGATACAACTGTTGTGTGTAATGGCATCATCTACTTTAAAAGTGGGTTATCTTTGGTGGGATTGGACCCGTTTGATGTGGATGACACTTGTGACACGACCCTTGAGGCTCGAGTTATGCCACCACTTCCTAATTTTGGGCATTTGCAAGAATCCTCGGGACAAATATTAGTCGTACATACTCCTGGGAGACAACAAGGCATACCTTGCTTGTACAAAAAAGATGGAAGTGCTATTGAATTGGAGATGGTAGTGTCGAAGTTGGACCCGAATCAAGTACCTCTCGTGTGGGAGACGACTTTCCAAGGCCAGTGCAAAGGCACTTGGAATAGTATTGAATTGCCCTATATCACCAAATTAGGATACATTTACGCTACGAACATTTGGGTACAGCCATACAATGACAAGCTGATTTATATTTATCTTGCCCATGAAAATCAGTTGGTTTTGTGCAACACGGGAACAGGAGGCATAACGCCTTCAAAAAGTTTGCCTCACAATAAAAAGTTGATATTTCATAGCCTCGAGCAGCAATGGTGGCCCACCTTAGTCCCTTCACTTGTGCAACGCGTCACATTAGAACAGAACATGCATGTTGCCACCACTACAGTTGAAGTCTAG
- the LOC141634521 gene encoding uncharacterized protein LOC141634521 — MTQSFVGRVQESIINCLSDELLMEILCRLPDCKFVIQCKCVCKRWAAMATDPWFISKFIAIKSKLKHQNLSIIMWYTPDFCHNLWNGDESFFMPSIFKPKPEDSYSFSPFPFIKDDQVYAKVKPVASCLDLLLYCRHDVKDKKYNHYITNVQTRQWIQLPSPPYFGRWPLIFGLICDTPLYSCNATTYRYSVVVMRLTAPSTKFTAHVFSSTTNKWCDRVLSLPTTCTLKGNGLLGTGFHSASGFCFDGKLHFNCLQGFFGFDQNNIEFDEDEIQCHFVQWPSGMLSLIFFRVGVSQEHLKLCTLRDNVGLRVWILKDYNKSIWMLQHNVESLEWVSRDSWMTKKFEMFPQLETMPANVLGFHPNNTDIIYVVVPGGIFLCNLSSRTLELACCIPILSSQ; from the coding sequence ATGACGCAAAGCTTTGTTGGGCGTGTTCAGGAAAGCATTATTAACTGTTTATCGGATGAGTTGCTTATGGAAATCTTATGCCGACTTCCAGACTGCAAATTTGTTATACAATGCAAGTGCGTCTGCAAGCGTTGGGCTGCTATGGCCACCGATCCTTGGTTCATTTCCAAATTCATTGcaataaaatcaaaattaaaacatCAAAATTTGAGTATAATCATGTGGTATACACCTGATTTTTGTCATAATCTCTGGAATGGTGATGAGAGTTTCTTCATGCCTTCAATTTTCAAACCCAAACCCGAGGATTCCTACTCTTTCTCACCATTCCCTTTTATTAAAGATGATCAAGTTTATGCTAAAGTCAAACCAGTCGCTTCGTGTCTTGATTTGTTACTCTACTGTAGACATGATGTTAAGGACAAGAAGTATAATCATTACATTACGAATGTACAAACCAGGCAGTGGATTCAGCTTCCATCCCCTCCTTACTTTGGCAGATGGCCCCTTATTTTTGGGCTCATATGCGACACCCCGCTTTACTCTTGTAATGCTACAACATACCGTTATAGTGTTGTTGTTATGCGCCTCACAGCGCCATCAACAAAGTTTACTGCGCACGTTTTTTCATCTACTACAAATAAGTGGTGCGACCGAGTTTTGTCATTACCAACAACATGTACATTAAAAGGAAATGGCTTATTAGGCACTGGCTTTCACTCGGCCTCTGGCTTTTGCTTTGATGGAAAGCTCCATTTCAACTGCCTTCAGGGTTTCTTCGGTTTTGATCAAAACAATATCGAATTTGATGAGGACGAGATTCAGTGTCATTTTGTTCAATGGCCTTCTGGTATGTTATCTCTCATCTTCTTCCGTGTGGGTGTTTCACAGGAGCATTTGAAATTGTGTACACTTCGCGATAATGTGGGATTACGTGTTTGGATCCTTAAAGACTACAACAAGAGTATCTGGATGTTACAGCATAATGTTGAAAGTCTCGAGTGGGTGTCCCGTGATTCTTGGATGACGAAAAAATTTGAAATGTTTCCACAGCTTGAAACAATGCCGGCAAATGTGTTGGGTTTCCATCCTAATAATACTGATATTATTTATGTGGTTGTTCCTGGGGGTATTTTCTTATGTAACCTTTCGAGCAGAACGCTAGAGTTGGCATGTTGTATTCCGATTCTTTCTTCGCAATGA